In the Kitasatospora terrestris genome, one interval contains:
- a CDS encoding chitinase C-terminal domain-containing protein has product MAFASAAAAGLAGLLVATLGASPSVAAVDNQSCRPDGMYTTPGVDAPYCSVYDTSGREKMGADHQRRIIGYFTGWRTGKDGTPAYLVNNIPWDKVTHLNYAFGHIGGDNKLSVGTDGPNNAATGMEFPGVAGAEMDPSLPYKGHFNLLTKYKKQFPNVKTLISVGGWAETGGYFDDSGARVNSGGFYNMTVNADGSVNQAGINTFADSSVDFIKKYGFNGVDIDYEYPTSMKDAGNPLDATVSNAKRASLVKGYAALMKTLREKLDRAGAADGKHYLLSVAAPSSGYLLRGMETFQVTQYLDYVNIMSYDLHGAWNKYVGPNASLYDDGKDAELAAANVYGTSQYGGIGYLNTDWAYHYFRGAMPAGRINIGLPYYTRGFKNVTGGTNGLWGTSSTSTCPAGAGLTSCGDGAVGIDNLWHDLDTNGKESPAGSNPMWHAKNLEKGIVPDYLSKYGLTDTALQGTYSRNYSAALVAPWLWNDSKKVFLSTEDEESVAAKADYVVNQGAGGAMIWELAGDYRWDATANGGKGEYVQGSTLTSLMYDKFKASSSYGALRSTVALPTQTLPIDVSFTNFALGDSNYPINPKIHIVNNSTVTLPGGTEFQFDYSNSAPGNAKDQSGFGLSVIRQDHTAANNVGGLKGVYNRVSVKLPTWQSLAPGASVDMDFVYYLPVSTPANWTVNVGGTLYGITGDFTRGAVGSTASPSPSQSASQSASPSASASASQSASPSASASASQSASPSASASTGTCTAPSWNSATVYATTGTKVSWKGHQYTNKWWTTGEDPSTTGQWGVWNDLGPC; this is encoded by the coding sequence GTGGCGTTCGCCTCCGCGGCCGCGGCCGGGCTGGCCGGCCTGCTGGTGGCCACGCTGGGCGCTTCGCCGTCGGTGGCCGCCGTCGACAACCAGTCGTGTCGTCCTGACGGCATGTACACCACGCCGGGCGTGGACGCCCCGTACTGCAGCGTCTACGACACGTCCGGTCGCGAGAAGATGGGCGCGGACCACCAGCGCCGCATCATCGGCTACTTCACGGGTTGGCGCACCGGCAAGGACGGCACGCCCGCCTACCTGGTGAACAACATCCCGTGGGACAAGGTCACCCACCTCAACTACGCGTTCGGCCACATCGGCGGCGACAACAAGCTGTCGGTCGGCACCGACGGCCCGAACAACGCCGCGACCGGCATGGAGTTCCCGGGCGTCGCGGGCGCGGAGATGGACCCGAGCCTGCCGTACAAGGGCCACTTCAACCTGCTGACCAAGTACAAGAAGCAGTTCCCGAACGTCAAGACCCTGATCTCGGTGGGTGGTTGGGCCGAGACCGGCGGCTACTTCGACGACAGCGGCGCCCGGGTGAACTCGGGCGGCTTCTACAACATGACGGTGAACGCGGACGGTTCGGTCAACCAGGCCGGCATCAACACCTTCGCGGACTCCTCCGTCGACTTCATCAAGAAGTACGGGTTCAACGGCGTCGACATCGACTACGAGTACCCGACCTCGATGAAGGACGCGGGCAACCCGCTCGACGCCACCGTCTCCAACGCCAAGCGGGCGTCCCTGGTCAAGGGCTACGCGGCGCTGATGAAGACGCTGCGCGAGAAGCTCGACCGGGCCGGTGCCGCCGACGGCAAGCACTACCTGCTGTCGGTCGCCGCGCCGTCCTCCGGCTACCTGCTGCGCGGCATGGAGACGTTCCAGGTCACCCAGTACCTGGACTACGTCAACATCATGTCGTACGACCTGCACGGCGCCTGGAACAAGTACGTCGGCCCGAACGCCTCGCTGTACGACGACGGCAAGGACGCCGAGCTGGCGGCCGCCAACGTGTACGGCACCTCGCAGTACGGCGGCATCGGCTACCTGAACACCGACTGGGCGTACCACTACTTCCGCGGCGCGATGCCGGCCGGCCGGATCAACATCGGCCTGCCGTACTACACCCGCGGCTTCAAGAACGTGACCGGCGGCACCAACGGCCTGTGGGGCACGTCCTCGACGTCGACCTGCCCGGCCGGCGCCGGTCTGACCAGCTGCGGTGACGGTGCCGTGGGCATCGACAACCTCTGGCACGACCTGGACACCAACGGCAAGGAGTCCCCGGCGGGTTCCAACCCGATGTGGCACGCCAAGAACCTGGAGAAGGGCATCGTCCCGGACTACCTCTCCAAGTACGGCCTGACCGACACCGCCCTGCAGGGCACCTACAGCCGCAACTACAGCGCCGCGCTGGTCGCCCCGTGGCTGTGGAACGACAGCAAGAAGGTCTTCCTCTCCACCGAGGACGAGGAGTCGGTGGCCGCCAAGGCCGACTACGTGGTCAACCAGGGCGCCGGCGGCGCGATGATCTGGGAGCTCGCGGGCGACTACCGGTGGGATGCCACCGCCAACGGCGGCAAGGGCGAGTACGTGCAGGGCTCCACCCTCACCTCGCTGATGTACGACAAGTTCAAGGCCTCCTCGTCGTACGGCGCGCTGCGCTCCACCGTGGCGCTGCCCACCCAGACCCTGCCGATCGACGTGTCGTTCACCAACTTCGCGCTGGGTGACTCGAACTACCCGATCAACCCGAAGATCCACATCGTCAACAACTCGACGGTCACCCTGCCGGGCGGCACCGAGTTCCAGTTCGACTACTCCAACTCGGCCCCGGGCAACGCCAAGGACCAGTCGGGCTTCGGGCTGTCGGTGATCCGCCAGGACCACACCGCGGCCAACAACGTCGGCGGCCTCAAGGGCGTCTACAACCGCGTCTCGGTGAAGCTGCCCACCTGGCAGTCGCTCGCCCCCGGCGCCTCGGTCGACATGGACTTCGTCTACTACCTGCCGGTCTCGACCCCGGCGAACTGGACGGTCAACGTCGGCGGCACGCTGTACGGCATCACCGGCGACTTCACCCGCGGCGCGGTCGGCTCGACCGCCTCGCCGAGCCCGTCGCAGTCCGCCTCGCAGTCGGCCAGCCCGTCCGCGTCCGCCTCGGCCTCGCAGTCGGCGAGCCCGTCCGCCTCGGCCTCCGCGTCGCAGTCGGCCAGCCCGTCGGCCTCCGCCTCCACCGGCACCTGCACCGCGCCGAGCTGGAACTCCGCCACCGTGTACGCCACCACCGGCACCAAGGTGTCCTGGAAGGGCCACCAGTACACCAACAAGTGGTGGACCACCGGCGAGGACCCCTCGACCACCGGTCAGTGGGGCGTGTGGAACGACCTCGGTCCGTGCTGA
- the rdgB gene encoding RdgB/HAM1 family non-canonical purine NTP pyrophosphatase has translation MTTRRLVLATRNKHKVAELRDILGAAGLDVELVGADAYPEIPDVPETGVTFAENALLKAHALAQATGLPAVADDSGLCVDVLGGAPGIFSARWAGKHGDDRANLDLLLAQLSDIGPEHRAAHFACAAALALPDGTERVVEGRLLGTLRTAPAGDGGFGYDPVLQPLGETRTCAELTPAEKNAISHRGQAFRALAPVVADLLA, from the coding sequence ATGACAACCCGACGCCTCGTCCTCGCCACCCGGAACAAGCACAAGGTCGCCGAACTGCGCGACATCCTCGGCGCGGCCGGGCTCGACGTCGAACTCGTCGGCGCCGACGCCTACCCCGAGATCCCCGACGTGCCCGAGACCGGGGTCACCTTCGCCGAGAACGCCCTGCTCAAGGCCCACGCCCTGGCCCAGGCCACCGGACTGCCCGCCGTCGCCGACGACTCCGGCCTCTGCGTCGACGTCCTGGGCGGCGCCCCCGGCATCTTCTCCGCCCGCTGGGCCGGCAAGCACGGTGACGACCGCGCCAACCTCGACCTGCTGCTCGCCCAGCTCTCCGACATCGGCCCCGAGCACCGCGCCGCGCACTTCGCCTGCGCCGCCGCCCTCGCCCTGCCCGACGGCACCGAGCGCGTCGTCGAGGGCCGCCTGCTCGGCACCCTGCGCACCGCCCCGGCGGGCGACGGTGGCTTCGGTTACGACCCCGTCCTCCAGCCGCTCGGCGAGACCCGCACCTGCGCGGAGCTCACCCCCGCCGAGAAGAACGCCATCAGCCACCGCGGCCAGGCCTTCCGCGCCCTCGCCCCGGTCGTCGCCGACCTCCTCGCCTGA
- the rph gene encoding ribonuclease PH: MSRIDGRTPDQLRPITIERGWSKHAEGSVLVSYGDTKVLCTASVTEGVPRWRKGSGEGWVTAEYSMLPRATNTRGDRESVRGKIGGRTHEISRLIGRSLRAVVDHRALAENTIVLDCDVLQADGGTRTAAITGAYVALVDAVAWARDKKLLRAKGQPITGGVSAVSVGIIDGVPMLDLRYEEDVRAETDMNIVCTSDGRFVEVQGTAEGAPFDRDLLNRLIDLGALGCAELDEIQRKALGA, translated from the coding sequence ATGTCACGCATCGACGGCCGCACCCCCGACCAGCTCCGCCCGATCACCATCGAAAGGGGTTGGAGCAAGCACGCCGAAGGCTCCGTCCTCGTCTCCTACGGCGACACCAAGGTGCTCTGCACCGCCAGCGTCACCGAAGGCGTCCCGCGCTGGCGCAAGGGCAGCGGCGAGGGCTGGGTCACCGCCGAGTACTCCATGCTCCCGCGCGCCACCAACACCCGCGGCGACCGCGAGTCCGTGCGCGGCAAGATCGGCGGCCGCACCCACGAGATCAGCCGGCTCATCGGCCGCTCCCTGCGCGCCGTCGTCGACCACCGCGCCCTCGCCGAGAACACCATCGTCCTCGACTGCGACGTCCTCCAGGCCGACGGCGGCACCCGCACCGCCGCCATCACCGGCGCCTACGTCGCCCTCGTCGACGCCGTCGCCTGGGCCCGCGACAAGAAGCTGCTGCGCGCCAAGGGCCAGCCCATCACCGGTGGCGTCTCCGCCGTCAGCGTCGGCATCATCGACGGCGTCCCGATGCTCGACCTCCGCTACGAGGAGGACGTCCGCGCCGAGACCGACATGAACATCGTCTGCACCTCCGACGGCCGCTTCGTCGAGGTCCAGGGCACCGCCGAAGGCGCCCCCTTCGACCGCGACCTGCTCAACCGGCTGATCGACCTCGGCGCCCTCGGCTGCGCCGAGCTCGACGAGATCCAGCGCAAGGCCCTCGGCGCCTGA
- a CDS encoding glucose PTS transporter subunit EIIB, translating to MASKAEKIVAGLGGIENIDEVEGCITRLRTEVHDASKVDEAALKAAGAHGVVKMGTAIQVVIGTDADPIAAEIEDMM from the coding sequence ATGGCCAGCAAGGCTGAGAAGATCGTCGCCGGTCTCGGCGGCATCGAGAACATCGACGAGGTCGAAGGCTGCATCACCCGCCTGCGCACCGAGGTTCACGACGCCTCCAAGGTCGACGAGGCCGCCCTCAAGGCCGCGGGCGCCCACGGTGTGGTCAAGATGGGTACCGCGATCCAGGTCGTCATCGGCACCGACGCCGACCCGATCGCCGCCGAGATCGAAGACATGATGTGA
- a CDS encoding PTS transporter subunit EIIC, producing MSSAGATAPHTPWWHTFYGGLQKMGRSLQLPVAVLPAAGILNRLGQPDVFGADGLGWNNVAAAVAAAGGALLSSSLGLPLLFCIGVAIGMAKKADGSTALAAVAGFLVYWSVLQAFPVDCTGGAVLKGNQCVDFATQKSSNAVYQNPGVLGGILMGLMSAWLWVRYHRVKLVDWLGFFNGRRLVPMITAMVGLLFGSLMVWIWQPIGDGLNDFSQWLADLGSWGAGIFGVANRSLLLIGMHQLLNTFVWFQFGSYTKPDGTVVNGDINRFLAGDPTAGQFTSGFFPIMMFALPAAALAIAHCAKPHRRKEIYGLMTSVALTSFFTGVTEPIEYSFAYIAPLLYAVHAVLTGVSMAVTWGLGVHDGFSFSAGLIDYVINWGLATKPWLIIPIGLCFAVVYYVLFRFIITKFDLKTPGREDDDEVEDVTKA from the coding sequence ATGAGTTCGGCAGGCGCCACAGCCCCGCACACGCCCTGGTGGCACACCTTCTACGGCGGCCTGCAGAAGATGGGCCGCAGCCTGCAGCTCCCGGTCGCCGTCCTACCCGCCGCGGGCATCCTGAACCGGCTCGGCCAGCCCGACGTGTTCGGCGCCGACGGCCTCGGCTGGAACAACGTGGCCGCCGCGGTCGCCGCGGCGGGCGGGGCCCTGCTGAGCTCCTCCCTCGGCCTGCCGCTCCTCTTCTGCATCGGCGTGGCGATCGGCATGGCGAAGAAGGCCGACGGCTCGACGGCGCTGGCCGCGGTCGCCGGCTTCCTCGTCTACTGGTCCGTCCTGCAGGCCTTCCCGGTGGACTGCACCGGCGGCGCGGTGCTCAAGGGCAACCAGTGCGTGGACTTCGCCACCCAGAAGTCGAGCAACGCCGTCTACCAGAACCCGGGCGTGCTGGGCGGCATCCTGATGGGCCTGATGTCGGCCTGGCTGTGGGTGCGCTACCACCGGGTCAAGCTGGTGGACTGGCTGGGGTTCTTCAACGGCCGGCGCCTGGTGCCGATGATCACCGCGATGGTCGGCCTGCTGTTCGGCTCGCTGATGGTGTGGATCTGGCAGCCGATCGGCGACGGCCTGAACGACTTCTCGCAGTGGCTCGCCGACCTGGGCTCGTGGGGCGCCGGCATCTTCGGCGTGGCCAACCGCTCGCTGCTGCTGATCGGCATGCACCAGCTGCTGAACACCTTCGTCTGGTTCCAGTTCGGCTCGTACACCAAGCCGGACGGCACGGTGGTCAACGGCGACATCAACCGCTTCCTGGCGGGCGACCCGACGGCCGGCCAGTTCACCTCCGGCTTCTTCCCGATCATGATGTTCGCCCTGCCGGCCGCGGCCCTGGCCATCGCGCACTGCGCCAAACCGCACCGCCGCAAGGAGATCTACGGCCTGATGACCTCGGTGGCGCTGACCTCCTTCTTCACCGGCGTCACCGAGCCGATCGAGTACTCCTTCGCCTACATCGCGCCCCTCCTGTACGCGGTGCACGCGGTGCTGACCGGCGTGTCGATGGCGGTCACCTGGGGGCTCGGCGTCCACGACGGCTTCAGCTTCTCGGCCGGCCTGATCGACTACGTGATCAACTGGGGGCTGGCCACCAAGCCCTGGCTGATCATTCCGATCGGCCTCTGCTTCGCGGTCGTCTACTACGTGCTGTTCCGCTTCATCATCACCAAGTTCGACCTCAAGACACCGGGCCGGGAGGACGACGACGAGGTGGAGGACGTCACCAAGGCCTGA
- a CDS encoding PTS transporter subunit EIIC — translation MSTTAQAPAPASAPAPKPGKKYGQSLLQGLQKIGRSLQLPIAVLPAAGLLLRLGQDDVFGKDGLGWNKVAAVFATAGDAVFTNLPLLFAVGIAIGFAKKADGSTALAALVGFLVYKNVLTAFPITEYKIMPGKDIPATYQDPGVLGGIVIGLLSAVLWQKYHRTKLVDWLGFFNGRRLVPIIMAFVGTAVGVFFALTWGPIGDAIKSLNDSLIGAGALGAGAFGLVNRGLLPVGMHQFVNSYAWFQTGDYAKADGTVVHGDLHRFFAGDPTAGQFMSGFYPIMMFALPAAALAIAHAAKPHRRKAVLGMMMSLALTSFVTGVTEPIEFAFVFIAPVLYVIHALLTAVSMAVTWALGVHDGFTFSAGLIDYGLAWSKATNPWMIIPIGLVFAALYYTIFRFAITKFDLKTPGREDDDEVEDVTKA, via the coding sequence ATGAGTACGACTGCGCAGGCACCGGCGCCCGCCTCGGCGCCGGCCCCCAAGCCCGGCAAGAAGTACGGCCAGAGCCTCCTGCAGGGCCTGCAGAAGATCGGCCGCAGCCTCCAGCTGCCGATCGCTGTCCTGCCCGCGGCCGGTCTGCTGCTGCGCCTGGGCCAGGACGACGTGTTCGGCAAGGACGGCCTGGGCTGGAACAAGGTCGCCGCCGTCTTCGCCACCGCCGGTGACGCCGTCTTCACCAACCTGCCGCTGCTGTTCGCGGTCGGCATCGCCATCGGCTTCGCCAAGAAGGCGGACGGCTCCACGGCACTGGCGGCCCTGGTCGGCTTCCTGGTCTACAAGAACGTGCTGACCGCGTTCCCGATCACCGAGTACAAGATCATGCCGGGCAAGGACATCCCTGCCACCTACCAGGACCCGGGCGTCCTCGGCGGCATCGTGATCGGTCTGCTCAGCGCCGTGCTGTGGCAGAAGTACCACCGCACCAAGCTGGTCGACTGGCTCGGCTTCTTCAACGGCCGTCGCCTGGTCCCGATCATCATGGCCTTCGTCGGCACCGCCGTCGGTGTGTTCTTCGCCCTGACCTGGGGCCCGATCGGCGACGCGATCAAGAGCCTGAACGACAGCCTGATCGGTGCCGGAGCGCTCGGCGCGGGCGCGTTCGGCCTGGTCAACCGCGGTCTGCTGCCGGTCGGCATGCACCAGTTCGTCAACTCCTACGCCTGGTTCCAGACCGGTGACTACGCCAAGGCCGACGGCACCGTGGTCCACGGCGACCTGCACCGCTTCTTCGCCGGCGACCCGACGGCCGGACAGTTCATGTCGGGCTTCTACCCGATCATGATGTTCGCGCTGCCCGCCGCCGCGCTGGCCATCGCCCACGCCGCCAAGCCGCACCGCCGCAAGGCCGTCCTCGGCATGATGATGTCGCTGGCCCTGACCTCCTTCGTCACCGGTGTCACCGAGCCGATCGAGTTCGCCTTCGTCTTCATCGCCCCGGTGCTGTACGTCATCCACGCCCTGCTCACCGCCGTCTCGATGGCCGTCACCTGGGCGCTCGGCGTGCACGACGGCTTCACCTTCTCGGCCGGCCTGATCGACTACGGCCTGGCCTGGAGCAAGGCCACCAACCCGTGGATGATCATCCCGATCGGCCTGGTCTTCGCGGCGCTGTACTACACGATCTTCCGCTTCGCGATCACCAAGTTCGACCTCAAGACCCCCGGTCGCGAGGACGACGACGAGGTCGAGGACGTCACCAAGGCCTGA
- a CDS encoding helix-turn-helix domain-containing protein has translation METSTALYALLLAEPGREAAELRAELGCGEEEFEAAVDELRSLGLAPASGRLTAVPVDTAVRALLAEADHRYAELADRARATRAAVDRLHTDFLPLRTAPAHELVRGPDRIAALLEDAARGARTEALSLRPGQDRSPSALAGKLARERIALARRVELRTIYPVAALHRPAVLAHVQELTAAGARIRVAHTLPLWLIVVDAHLAVLPAPGEAGAAAVVVRDPAVVGVVRELFEHFWAAAWIPPELLGPAAPDDRHREVLRLLAAGLTDRAIGRKLEISDRTVRRLVADLTADLGADSRFQAGVHAARLGWI, from the coding sequence GTGGAGACCAGCACCGCCCTGTACGCCCTGCTGCTCGCCGAACCGGGCCGTGAGGCCGCCGAGCTGCGCGCCGAACTCGGCTGCGGAGAAGAAGAGTTCGAAGCCGCCGTCGACGAGCTGCGGTCCCTCGGACTGGCCCCGGCGAGCGGCCGGCTGACCGCCGTCCCGGTGGACACCGCCGTCCGCGCCCTGCTCGCCGAGGCCGACCACCGCTACGCCGAACTCGCCGACCGGGCCCGGGCCACCCGGGCCGCCGTCGACCGGCTGCACACCGACTTCCTGCCGCTGCGGACCGCCCCCGCGCACGAACTGGTCCGCGGCCCCGACCGGATCGCCGCCCTGCTCGAGGACGCCGCCCGCGGCGCCCGCACCGAGGCCCTGTCGCTGCGCCCCGGACAGGACCGGTCGCCGAGCGCCCTCGCCGGGAAGCTCGCCCGCGAGCGGATCGCCCTCGCCCGCCGGGTCGAACTGCGCACCATCTACCCGGTCGCCGCCCTGCACCGGCCCGCCGTGCTCGCCCACGTCCAGGAGCTGACCGCGGCCGGCGCCAGGATCCGGGTCGCCCACACCCTGCCGCTCTGGCTGATCGTGGTCGACGCCCACCTGGCCGTGCTGCCCGCCCCCGGGGAGGCGGGCGCCGCCGCGGTGGTGGTCCGCGACCCGGCCGTGGTCGGGGTCGTCCGCGAGCTCTTCGAGCACTTCTGGGCCGCCGCCTGGATCCCGCCCGAGCTGCTCGGCCCGGCCGCCCCGGACGACCGCCACCGCGAGGTCCTGCGGCTGCTCGCGGCCGGTCTCACCGACCGGGCGATCGGCCGCAAGCTGGAGATCTCCGACCGCACCGTCCGCCGCCTGGTCGCCGACCTCACCGCCGACCTGGGCGCCGACTCCCGCTTCCAGGCCGGCGTCCACGCCGCCCGGCTCGGCTGGATCTGA
- a CDS encoding branched-chain amino acid transaminase, with translation MAMNEASTIWLDGALVPWHGAKVHVLSHGLHYGTGVLEGTRVFDTADGPAVFRLPEHLARLERSARMLRIGLPFSAAELAQATVELVRANGHRSCYLRHFAFLGYGSMGLDMRDSPTTTVIAGWEWPDHLGGRPLRLKTSSWRRNDPNSVPPAAKGTGPYLNSALARREATDAGYDEALLLAGDGSVSECSAENVFTVRGGVLRTPPASAGALEGITQDTVLTLARDLGVEVRVESLLRSDLYAADEVFVCGTAAGVVPVASLDDRELPSAEGDLTKRLAELYRAAVTGAEPRYAHWLTPVHSS, from the coding sequence ATGGCGATGAACGAGGCTTCCACGATCTGGCTCGACGGCGCGCTGGTGCCCTGGCACGGGGCGAAGGTGCACGTCCTGTCGCACGGGCTGCACTACGGCACGGGGGTGCTGGAGGGCACCCGGGTGTTCGACACGGCCGACGGGCCGGCGGTCTTCCGGCTGCCGGAGCACCTGGCCCGGCTGGAGCGCAGCGCCCGGATGCTGCGGATCGGACTCCCCTTCTCCGCGGCCGAGTTGGCGCAGGCGACGGTGGAGCTGGTCCGGGCGAACGGCCACCGCTCGTGCTACCTGCGGCACTTCGCGTTCCTCGGCTACGGCTCGATGGGCCTGGACATGCGCGACTCCCCGACCACCACGGTGATCGCCGGCTGGGAGTGGCCCGACCACCTGGGCGGGCGGCCACTGCGGCTGAAGACCAGCAGTTGGCGGCGCAACGACCCGAACTCGGTGCCGCCGGCCGCCAAGGGCACCGGGCCGTACCTGAATTCGGCGCTGGCCCGGCGGGAGGCGACCGACGCGGGGTACGACGAGGCGCTGCTGCTGGCGGGCGACGGCTCGGTGAGCGAGTGCAGTGCGGAGAACGTGTTCACGGTGCGCGGCGGGGTGCTGCGCACGCCGCCGGCCAGTGCGGGCGCCCTGGAGGGCATCACCCAGGACACCGTGCTGACGCTGGCCCGCGATCTGGGCGTGGAGGTGCGGGTGGAGAGCCTGCTGCGCTCGGACCTGTACGCGGCGGACGAGGTGTTCGTCTGCGGGACGGCGGCCGGGGTGGTGCCGGTCGCCTCCCTCGACGACCGGGAACTACCGTCCGCCGAAGGCGACCTGACGAAGCGGCTGGCCGAGCTGTACCGGGCGGCGGTGACCGGCGCGGAGCCGCGCTACGCGCACTGGCTCACCCCGGTTCACAGCTCGTAG
- a CDS encoding MBL fold metallo-hydrolase — MKLTVVGCSGSFPSADSPCSSYLVEADGYRLVLDLGNGALGALQKYCGLYDVDAILLSHLHADHCVDLCAYWVARNYRVEGCPDPVPVYGPAGTAERLARAYDMPEKPGMTEVFDFRALSDGAELRLGPLTVTAVRVNHLDAEAYGFRIDHGGRSLVYSGDTGTCPELVELARGADLFLCEAAYTDGKETFESIHLNGTQAGEHAAAAGVGRLVLTHIPPWTDAERNLRDAAAGYPGPVELARPGAVYEL, encoded by the coding sequence ATGAAACTGACCGTGGTGGGATGCTCGGGGAGCTTCCCGTCCGCCGACTCGCCGTGCTCCAGCTACCTGGTGGAGGCGGACGGCTACCGCCTGGTCCTCGACCTCGGCAACGGCGCCCTCGGCGCACTGCAGAAGTACTGCGGCCTGTACGACGTGGACGCGATCCTGCTCAGCCACCTGCACGCCGACCACTGCGTCGACCTGTGCGCGTACTGGGTGGCCCGCAACTACCGGGTCGAGGGCTGCCCGGACCCGGTCCCGGTCTACGGCCCGGCCGGCACCGCCGAGCGGCTCGCCCGCGCCTACGACATGCCGGAGAAGCCCGGCATGACCGAGGTCTTCGACTTCCGCGCGCTCTCCGACGGCGCCGAGCTGCGACTCGGCCCGCTCACCGTCACCGCCGTCCGGGTCAACCACCTGGACGCCGAGGCGTACGGCTTCCGGATCGACCACGGCGGCCGCAGCCTGGTGTACTCCGGCGACACCGGCACCTGCCCCGAACTCGTCGAGCTGGCCCGCGGCGCCGACCTCTTCCTCTGCGAGGCCGCGTACACCGACGGCAAGGAGACCTTCGAGTCGATCCACCTCAACGGCACCCAGGCGGGCGAGCACGCCGCAGCCGCCGGGGTCGGCCGCCTGGTGCTCACCCACATCCCGCCGTGGACCGACGCCGAACGCAACCTCCGCGACGCCGCCGCCGGCTACCCCGGCCCGGTCGAACTGGCGCGCCCCGGAGCCGTCTACGAGCTGTGA
- a CDS encoding MarR family transcriptional regulator, translating to MPGPELWSYVEIARHINVQAETVRNYRRHGLLPDPDTVDAAGHPRWYAETIRAWARNRPRQR from the coding sequence ATGCCAGGACCCGAACTCTGGTCGTACGTCGAGATCGCCCGCCACATCAACGTGCAGGCCGAGACCGTCCGCAACTACCGCCGGCACGGCCTGCTGCCCGACCCGGACACCGTCGACGCCGCAGGTCACCCCCGCTGGTACGCCGAGACCATCCGGGCCTGGGCCCGCAACCGGCCCCGGCAGCGCTGA
- a CDS encoding cysteine synthase encodes MRYDSPIEAVGNTPLVRLPRLSRAVPGNEDGLVTLWAKLEDRNPTGSIKDRPALHMIERAEADGRLTPGCTILEPTSGNTGISLAMAAKLKGYRMVCVMPENTSEERRELLRMWGAEIISSPAAGGSNTAVRIAKEIAAEHPDWVMLYQYGNPDNAGAHYATTGPEILADLPTVTHFVAGLGTTGTLMGVGRYLREKVPGVQVVAAEPRYDDLVYGLRNLDEGFVPELYDAEVLTTRFSVGSADAVQRTRDLLQQEGIFAGVSTGAILHAAIGVGRKAARAGERADVVFVVPDAGWKYLSTGIYTAESTEAAVEALQGQLWA; translated from the coding sequence ATGCGCTACGACAGCCCGATCGAAGCCGTCGGCAACACCCCCCTGGTCCGGCTGCCCCGGCTGTCCCGGGCCGTCCCCGGGAACGAGGACGGGCTGGTCACCCTCTGGGCCAAGCTGGAGGACCGCAACCCCACCGGCTCGATCAAGGACCGCCCGGCCCTGCACATGATCGAGCGGGCGGAGGCCGACGGCCGGCTCACCCCGGGCTGCACCATCCTCGAACCCACCAGCGGCAACACCGGCATCTCGCTCGCCATGGCGGCCAAGCTCAAGGGCTACCGCATGGTCTGCGTGATGCCGGAGAACACCAGCGAGGAGCGGCGCGAGCTGCTCCGCATGTGGGGCGCCGAGATCATCTCCTCGCCGGCCGCCGGCGGCTCCAACACCGCCGTGCGGATCGCCAAGGAGATCGCCGCCGAGCACCCCGACTGGGTGATGCTCTACCAGTACGGCAACCCCGACAACGCCGGTGCGCACTACGCCACCACCGGCCCGGAGATCCTCGCCGACCTGCCCACCGTCACCCACTTCGTCGCGGGCCTCGGCACCACCGGCACCCTGATGGGCGTCGGCCGCTACCTCCGGGAGAAGGTCCCGGGCGTGCAGGTCGTCGCCGCCGAGCCGCGCTACGACGACCTGGTCTACGGCCTGCGCAACCTCGACGAGGGCTTCGTCCCCGAGCTGTACGACGCCGAGGTGCTCACCACCCGCTTCTCGGTCGGCTCCGCCGACGCGGTGCAGCGCACCCGCGACCTGCTCCAGCAGGAGGGCATCTTCGCCGGCGTCTCCACCGGCGCCATCCTGCACGCCGCGATCGGCGTCGGCCGCAAGGCCGCCAGGGCCGGTGAGCGGGCCGACGTGGTCTTCGTCGTCCCGGACGCCGGCTGGAAGTACCTGTCCACCGGCATCTACACCGCCGAGTCCACCGAGGCCGCGGTGGAGGCACTGCAGGGCCAGCTCTGGGCCTGA
- a CDS encoding MoaD/ThiS family protein: MAIEVRIPTILRTYTDGAKAVEGTGTNLGELFADLDARHPGIAGRLLDGGELRRFVNVYLNDEDVRFLEGISTALADGDSVTILPAVAGGMK, encoded by the coding sequence ATGGCCATCGAGGTCCGCATCCCGACCATCCTCCGCACCTACACCGACGGCGCCAAGGCCGTCGAGGGCACCGGCACCAACCTCGGGGAGCTCTTCGCCGACCTCGACGCCCGCCACCCGGGCATCGCCGGCCGCCTGCTGGACGGCGGTGAGCTGCGCCGCTTCGTCAACGTCTACCTGAACGACGAGGACGTCCGCTTCCTCGAGGGCATCTCCACCGCCCTGGCCGACGGCGACAGCGTCACCATCCTCCCCGCCGTCGCCGGTGGCATGAAGTAA